GCGGCCGCCGCTGTAGGCGACGGCGACGCGGCGGGCTGGGTCAGCGGTTCTTGGTGTCGCTGAAACGTCCATAGGCCTGCAGACGCTCGTAGCGGCGTTCCAGCAGTTCCTTGGTCTTCAGATCGCTGACCTGGCGCAGCGCGTCGGAGAGCGCGCGCTTCAGGTTGGAGGCCATCTGCTTGTTGTCGCGGTGCGCGCCACCCACCGGCTCATTGACGATCTTGTCGATCAGGCCCATGGCCTTCAAGCGGTGCGCGGTGATGCCCAGCGCATCGGCGGCCTCGGGGGCACGCTCCGAGGTCTTCCACAGGATCGAGGCACAGCCTTCCGGCGAGATCACCGAATAGGCCGAGAACTGCAGCATCAGCACCTGATCGGCCACACCGATGGCCAGGGCGCCGCCCGAGCCGCCCTCGCCGATCACGGTGGCGATGATGGGCACTTCCAGCTGCGCCATCTCGAAGATGTTGCGACCGATGGCTTCGGACTGGCCGCGCTCCTCGGCACCGATGCCGGGATAGGCACCCATGGTGTCGATGAAGGTGAACACCGGCAGGCCGAACTTCTCGGCCAGCTTCATCAGGCGCAGGGCCTTGCGATAGCCCTCGGGGCGCGGCATGCCGAAGTTGCGCAACGCGCGCTCCTTGGCGTCCGCACCGCGCTGATGGCCGATCACCATGCAGGCCTGGCCATTGAAGCGGGCAATGCCGCCGACGATGGCCGCGTCATCCGCGAAATGGCGATCGCCGTGCAGTTCCTGGAACTCGGTGAAGATGTCGGCGCAGTAGTCCAGCGTCTGCGGGCGCTGCGGATGGCGGGCGACCTGGTAGGTCTGCCATGGGGCCACGCTGGAGTAGATGTCCTTGGTGAGCTGCTGGCTCTTCTTGGAGAGGCGGTCGATCTCTTCGGAGATGTCGACGGCCGACTCGCTTTGCACGTAGCGCAGCTCTTCAATCTTGGTTTCGAGCTCGGCAATGGGCTGCTCGAATTCGAGGAAGTGTTTCTTGCTCATCCTGCGTGGGTCTCTCTCAGTGATGATATGGCCTCGACACCAGCAATGCAGGCCTGATAGGCCACGATGCGAGGGCGCCTGACGGGCTCAGTAGTCCACCGGCAGCGGATCCAAACTGCGCCAAATGTACCATGTGGCTACCGAGCGGTAGGGGGCCCAGGCCTCACCCACCTCGCGCGCCTCGGCACGCGACACCGGTTCGCCGGAGAAGTAGTTCTGGCTGATGCCCTTGAGCAGACCGAGGTCGTCCAGGGGCATCACGTTCGGGCGCATGAGGTGGAAGATGAGGAACATCTCGGCCGTCCAGCGGCCGATGCCGCGGATCGCCACCAGCTCGTCGATGATGGCTTCGTCGTCCATCTGCGTCCATTGCTTCACATGTACGCGGCCGGCCTCGAAGCTTTCGGCCAGATCGCGCAGGTATTCCACCTTGCGCGCCGACAGGCCGGCGCCGCGCTGCAGCTCCACGGTGAGCGCCAGCACCGCCTGCGGCGGCACCTTGTGGCTCGGGCCGCTCATCAGGGCGCAGAACTTGTCCCACACCGATTGGGCGGCCTTCACCGAGATCTGCTGGCCGACGATGGAGCGTGCCAGCGTGGTGAAGGCATCGCCCTTGCTCTGCAGCCGCGCCTCGCCGAACTGCGGGATCAGCTTCTTCATCACGCGGTCGCGCTTGCTCAGATGGCGGCAAGCCTCGTCCCAATAGTCCGGGGTCACCCCGGCGGCCGGCGCGCGCCCCATCAGGCCTTCATCCAGGTGGTGCCGCTGGGGGAATCCTGCAACACGATGCCCTGGGCCAGCAGCTCGGCGCGGATGCGATCCGCCTCGGCGAACTGGCGCGCGGCCTTGGCGGCCGCACGGGCGTCGATCTGCGCCCGGATGGCGGACTCGTCCAGGCCGCTGCCGGCCTGCAGGTACTGGCGCGGCGCCTGCTGCAGGATGCCCAGCGTCGCGCCCAGGCCCCTCAGCAGGGCCGCGTCGGCGCCCGAGCGGCTGCGGTTCACCGCATTGGCCAGCTCGAACAGCACCGAGACGGCGCCCGGCGTATTGAAGTCATCGTCCATCGCGGCCTTGAAGGCGGCGGCCTGCGGCTGCGCCCAGTCGATCGCGGCGTCAGGCACCTCGATGCCATCCAGCGCGGTGTAGAGGCGGCGCAGCGCGGCGCGCGCGTCGTCCAGGTTCACATCGCTGAAGTTGAAGGGGCTGCGGTAATGGGTGCGCAGCATGAAGTAGCGCAGCGTCTCGCCGTCGTAGCGCTTGAGCACGTCCTGGATGGTGAAGAAGTTGCCCAGGGACTTGGACATCTTCTCGTTGTCGACGTTGAGGAAGCCGTTGTGCATCCAGACGTTGACAAAGGGATGGCCCAGCGCGCCCTCGCTCTGGGCGATCTCGTTCTCATGGTGCGGGAACTGCAGGTCCATGCCGCCGCCATGGATGTCGAAGCGCTCGCCCAGCAGGGCGCAGCTCATCGCCGAGCATTCGATATGCCAGCCGGGGCGGCCGGGGCCGTAGCCGCTGGCCCATTTGGCGTCGTCGGGCTCGCTCTCCTTGGCCGACTTCCACAGCACGAAGTCCAGCGGGTCCAGCTTGCCATCGTCCACGGCCACACGCTCGCCCGCACGCAGATCGTCCAGCGACTTGCCGCTGAGCTTGCCGTAGCCGGGGAACTTGCGCACCGCATAGTTCACATCACCGTTGCTGGCGCGGTAGGCCAGGCCCTTGCCTTCCAGCGTGCCGATCAGGTCCAGCATCTGGCCCACATAGTCGGTGGCACGCGGCTCGTGCGTGGGGCGCTCCACGCCCAGGGCACCAATATCGCGGTGCATCGCGGCGATCATCTCGTCGGTGAGCTCGCGGATGCTGATGCCGCGCTCCACCGCGCGCTTGATGATCTTGTCCTCGATGTCGGTGATGTTGCGCACATAGGTCACGCGGTAGCCCGAAGCCTTGAGCCAGCGCTGCGCCACATCGAAGGCCATCATCATGCGGGCATGGCCCACATGGCAGAGGTCGTAAATCGTCATGCCGCAGACATACATGCGCACATGACCGGGTTCGATGGGAGCAAAGGGCTCGACCGCACGGGTGAGCGAGTTGTAGATGCGCAGAGTCATGGATGGGGCTGGGCTTGGATGCGAGATAGGCTGCTGCGCGCCCCACTGATCATGCCGGTGGTGGCACGGGCGGTTGACCGGCGCCAGGCAGCGATCAGGCACTCTAGAATGGCCCGAAGTATACCGGCTCGACTTCTGCTGAGGCATGAGGGCCGGCCCTCAGACGAGCGCCCTCGGCACCCGCTGCGCCCCAACATCCGAATCCCCATGTACCGTCAACGAACCCGAGCGCTGGGCCTGGCCCTGCTGCTGAGCACCCTGCTGGCGGGCGTCGCCCAGGCCGGCGTGCTGGAGCAGGCCCAGGCCGATTGGCTGGCCGGCAAGCGCGAGCAGGCCCTGCTGAGCGTGCAGACCGCGCTGAGCGAGTCACCGCAGGACGCGCGCCTGCGCTTTGCGCTGGCGGTGATGCAGATGGAGTCCGGCCGCGCGGATGCCGCCGAGGCCCTGCTGCTGGGGCTGACCCAGGACTTCCCGGATCTGGCGGACCCCTACAACAATCTGGCCGTGATACGCGCCGGGCGTGGCGAGCTCGAAGGCGCGCGCCGCGCGCTGGAGCAGGCGCTCGCGCTGCAACCCGAGCATGTGCAGGCGCAGGAAAACCTGGGCGATGTGCTGCTGCGCCTTGCGCTGCAGGCCTATGAACGCGCGCAGAAGCTCAGCGTCAGCGCGCGCCCGGCCCTCGAACTCAAGCTCAGCCGCACCCGCGAACTGGCGCGCCTGCTCGCGCCCGGCCGCTGAGCCACAATATCCACCCTTCCGAACCGCAACCATGAACAGCAAGATCCTAGCCCTCAGCACCGCCCTGCTCTGCGCTGCCGCCGGTGCGCAGACCGTCAAGCTCAGCACCACCGAAGGCGATATCCGCGTCCAGCTGGATGCCGAGAAGGCGCCCAAGACCGTGGCCAACTTTCTGCAGTATGTGAAGGCCGGCCACTACAACGGCGTGATCTTCCACCGGGTGATCGACAACTTCATGATCCAGACCGGCGGCTACACCGTGAAGCTGGCGCAGAAGCCCACCAAGCCGGCGATCCCGCTGGAGAGCAACAACGGCCTGCTCAACACGCGCGGCACGCTGGCCATGGCCCGCACCGCCGACCCGAACTCGGCCACCGCCCAGTTCTTCATCAACGTGGCCGACAACGCCTTCCTCGACGCGGCCAACGCCCGCGACGGCAAGGGCTATGCGGTGTTCGGCCAGGTCATCGAAGGCATGGACGTGGTCGACAAGATCAAGTCCATCCCGACCAGCCCCCAGGGTGTGCACCAGAACCTGCCCACCAAGACCGTCCTCATCACCAAGGCCATTGTGGAGTCCAAAAAATGACCAAGACCGTAGAACTGCAGACCAACCATGGCGTGATCCGCATCGAGCTGGATGATGCCAAGGCCCCCATCAGCGTGGCCAACTTCCTGAGCTATGTGAACAGCGGCCACTACAACGGCACGGTGTTCCACCGCGTCATCAAGGGCTTCATGGTGCAGGGCGGCGGCTTTGAACCCGGCATGAAGCAAAAGCCCACCGAGGCGCCGATCCAGAACGAGGCCAACAACGGCCTGAAGAACGAGCACTACACCCTGGCGATGGCGCGCACCAATGCGCCGCACTCGGCCTCGGCCCAGTTCTTCATCAACACCACCAAGAACGACTTCCTCAACTTCAAGTCCGAGAGCCCCTCGGGCTGGGGCTATGCCGTGTTCGGCAAGGTCGTCGCCGGCACCGAGGTGGTGGATGCGATCGAGAAGGTCAAGACCGGCCGCTCCGGCTTCCACGACGATGTGCCGCTGGAAGACGTGGTGATCGAGCGTGCCGTCGTGATCGAGTGAGCGGATTGCCTGAGTCGCTGAGCTCGGTGCAGGCGCCGTCCGCCTGGACGGCGATCGACTTCATCTCCGACCTGCACCTCGCCCCCGAGACCCCGCTGACCCTGGCCGCGCTGCGGCGCTACTTGCGCAGCACGCCGGCCCAGGCGGTGTTCCTGCTGGGCGACATCTTCGAGGTCTGGATCGGCGACGACGCGCGCAACGATGCCTTCGAGGCCGAGTGCACGGCGCTGCTGAAGTCCGTCAGTCAAGACCTGACCCTGTTCTTCATGGCCGGCAACCGCGACTTCCTGATCGGCGACGAGATGGCCGCCGCCGCCGGTTTCCAGCGGCTGGCGGACCCCTGCCTGCTGGAGGCGTTTGGCCGGCGCTGGCTGCTGAGTCACGGCGATGCGCTGTGCCTGGACGACAAGCCCTATCAGCAGTTCCGCGCGATGGCGCGCAACCCTGCCTGGCAGGCGCAGATGCTGGCCCAGCCGGTCGAGCGCCGGCGCGAGCAGGCGCGCCAGATGCGCCTGCAAAGCATGGCCAATCAACAGGCCATGAAACCCGAGAACTGGGCCGATCTGGATGCCGAGGCAACGCGCGCCTGGCTGCGCCAGGCGGCTGCGCCGCTGCTGATCCACGGCCACACCCACCGCCCCGCCGAGCACGATCTGGGCGAGGGCCTGAGCCGCTGGGTGCTGCCCGACTGGGACTGCGAGCACGCCGTGCCGCGCGGCGGCCCGTTGCGCCTGACGGCCGCCGGCCTCAGCCGCCAAGGCCTAGGCCTCGGCTGATGCTGGCCGCCTGGTGGCAGCGCTGGCGCGCGCGCCGCGAGCGCCAGATCCCCGAGCCGCTCTGGCAGCTCACCCTCGCCCGCTATCCCTTCATCGCGGCGCGCTCGGACGCTGAGCTCGGCGAGCTGCGCCGGCTCTGCTCGCAGTTCCTGGCCCGCAAGGAGTTCCACGGCGTGGCCGGTTTCGAGGTCAGCGACGAGGTGGCCCTGGCCGTGGCCGCCCAGGCCTGCCTGCCGGTGTTGCGCCTGGGGCTAGATTGGTACGACGGCTTCGTCGGCATCGTCATGCATGCGCACGAGGTGGTGGCCGCGCGCGAGTTCATGGATGAGGATGGCGTCGTGCACGAGTACGACGAGGTGCTGGCCGGCGAGGCCATGGAGGGCGGCCCGCTGATGCTGGCCTGGAGCGAACTGGCGCCCGACCCCGCCGAGCTGATGGCGGCCGAGAGCGTCTACAACGTGGTGATCCACGAATTCGCCCATGTGCTGGACATGCGCGACGGCATCGCCGATGGCGTGCCGCCACAAGCCAGCGCGGCGGCGCGTGCGCAGTGGCTGCAGGTGCTGGAGGCCGAATGGCACGCCTTCTGCGAGCGCGTCGACGCCGGCGAAGCGACCCTCATCGATCCCTATGGCGAAGAGGCGATCGAGGAATTCTTCGCCGTCGCCAGCGAGGCCTTCTTCGTGGCGCCCAAGGAGCTGCGCGCCGAGCAGCCAGCCTTGTACCGGCTGCTCGGCGGTTTCTACCGCCAGGATCCCGCGGCGGGCTGAGCGATCGAGCTCAGCTGGTCGTGGCCGGCTCGGCCTTGGGCTTGTTGTCGCTGCGCTTGAGCGGCTGGATGTCCAGCAGCACCTCGCCCGCATCGTCCACATCCACGCTCAGGCGACCGCCATCGACCAGGCGGCCGAACAGCAACTCGTCGGCCAGCGCGCGGCGTATGGTGTCCTGGATCAGGCGCTGCATCGGGCGCGCGCCCATCAGCGGATCGAAGCCCTTCTTGGCCAGATGCTTGCGCAGCTTGTCGCTGAAGGTGACCTCGACCTTCTTCTCCTGCAGCTGGCTTTCCAGTTGCAGCAGGAACTTGTCGACCACGCGCATGATGATTTCCTCATCCAGCGCGCGGAAGGACACGATGGCGTCCAGGCGGTTGCGGAACTCGGGCGTGAACAGGCGCTTGATGTCGCCCATCTCGTCGCCGCGTTCGCGCGAGTTGGTGAACCCGATGGTCGACTTGTTCATCGTCTCGGCGCCCGCATTGGTCGTCATGATGATGATGATGTTGCGGAAGTCGGCCTTGCGCCCGTTGTTGTCGGTGAGCGAACCATGGTCCATCACCTGCAGCAGCACATTGAAGACGTCCGGATGCGCCTTCTCGATCTCGTCGAGCAGCAGCACCGCGTGCGGCTTCTTGGTGACGGCCTCGGTCAGCAGGCCGCCCTGGTCAAAGCCCACATAGCCCGGAGGCGCACCGATCAGACGGCTGACCGCATGGCGCTCCATGTACTCCGACATGTCGAAGCGGATCAGCTCGATGCCCAGGATGTAGGCGAGCTGCTTGGCCACCTCGGTCTTGCCCACGCCGGTGGGGCCGGAGAACAGGAAGGAACCGATCGGCTTGTCGGGCTTGCCCAGGCCCGAGCGCGCCATCTTGATGGCGGCCGCGAGCGCGTCGATGGCCGGCTCCTGGCCGAACACCACGCTGTTGAGGTCGCGGTCCAGGCTCTTGAGCTTGCCGCGGTCATCGGTGGACACCGAGGCCGGCGGGATGCGCGCGATCTTGGCGACGATGTCTTCCACCTCGGCACGCGTGATGGTCTTCTTCTGCTTGCTCTTAGGCAGGATGCGCTGCGCCGCACCGGCCTCGTCGATCACGTCGATGGCCTTGTCGGGCAGGTGGCGGTCGTTGATGTACTTGGCCGAGAGCTCGGCCGCGGCCTGCAGGGCGCCGAGCGCGTACTTGACGCTGTGGTGCTCCTCGAAGCGCGACTTCAGGCCCTTGAGGATCTCGACGGTCTGCTCCACCGAGGGCTCCACCACGTCCACCTTCTGGAAGCGCCGCGACAGCGCCGCATCCTTCTCGAAGATGCCGCGGTACTCGTTGAAGGTGGTGGCGCCGATGCACTTCATCGCACCCGACGACAGGGCCGGCTTGAGCAGATTGCTGGCGTCCAGCGTGCCACCCGAGGCGGCGCCCGCCCCGATCAGGGTATGGATCTCATCGATGAAGAGGATGGCGTTGGGCTGGTCCTTGAGCTGCTTGAGCACGGCCTTGAGGCGCTGCTCGAAATCGCCGCGGTACTTGGTGCCGGCCAGCAGCGCGCCCATGTCCAGCGAATACACCACCGCCTCGCCCAGCACGTCGGGCACATCGCCCTCGGTGATGCGCCAGGCCAGGCCCTCGGCAATGGCGGTCTTGCCCACGCCGGCCTCGCCCACCAGCAGCGGGTTGTTCTTGCGACGGCGGCACAGCACCTGCACCACACGCTCAACCTCATGCTCGCGGCCGATCAGCGGATCGATCTTGCCGTCCTTGGCGAGCTGGTTGAGGTTCTGCGTGAACTGCTCCAGCGGCGAACCTTTTCCGCCGCCGCCGGCGTCGGTCTCTTCGCGCTCGGCCTCGCCACCACCACCCTCCTGCCCCTTGGGCGGCTCGGGCGGTTCGCTCTTCTTGATGCCGTGGGCGATGTAGTTCACCACGTCCAACCGCGTCACGCCCTGCTGGTGCAGGTAGTAGACGGCGTGCGAGTCCTTCTCGCCGAAGATCGCCACCAGCACGTTTGCGCCGGTGACTTCCTTCTTGCCGCTGCCGGTGGATTGCACATGCATGATGGCGCGCTGGATCACGCGCTGGAAGCCCAGCGTCGGCTGGGTGTCCACCTCATCGCTGCCGCCCACCGTGGGCGTGTTGTCCTTGATGAACTGCGCCAGACTCTTGCGCAGATCGTCGATATTGGCCGAACAGGCCCGCAGCACCTCGGCCGCGGACGGGTTGTCCAGCAACGCCATCAGCAGATGCTCCACGGTGATGAACTCGTGGCGCTGCTGGCGCGCTTCGACAAACGCCATGTGCAGGCTGACTTCAAGCTCTTGCGCAATCATGCGGCCTCCATAATGCACTGCAAAGGATGGCCGGCACGCCTTGCGGCGGCCAGCACCAACTCGACCTTGGTGGCCGCCACGTCCTTGGTGAACACACCGCAAACGCCTCGGCCATCGTGATGGATTTTGAGCATGATCTGGGTGGCCGTATCCAGGTCATGGCGGAAATATTCCTGCAGCACCATCACCACGAATTCCATCGGGGTGAAGTCGTCATTGAGCATCAGCACCTGGTACAGGCGCGGGGGCTCGGTCTTCTGCGGCACCCGCTCCAGAATGGTGGTGCCGTCTGCATCGTCGCGCCCCGGCACCGCACCTGGCGTCTGGCCAGGTGGCGTGGGAGGCTGGTTGGGAAGATCAGGCATGAACCGATTCTATAGACAGGGGCAACTCCCCACATGGGGCCGGTCCATCTTCCGACAAGTCCAGCGCACACAAGAGATGAACTGGGCGCCGGCCGTGCTGCAATTCTCGGCACTTGCTTCTGGCACCCCCGGGCAGGCCCTGAATTGACATCTGGGAGACAGTGGAGAGAATCCGCGACTGGTGCGTTAGACACCGGGATGGAGAAGGAAATGCCACTAGGAACTGTCAAGTGGTTCAACGATGCCAAGGGTTTTGGCTTCATCGAACCCGAGCAAGGCGGAGAAGACGTGTTCGCCCATTTTTCGGCGATACAGATGGAGGGCTTCCGCACCCTCAAGCAGGGCGGCCGCGTGAACTACGAGCTGGTGCAAGGCCCCAAGGGGCAGCTGGCACAGAACATCACCCCGCTGGAAGCCGCCGCCGCGGCGCAACAGGAGGCCTCGCTGAGCGGTGCCGCATAAGTACCGGATTCGGCGGCAGCCAGCAAGACAAAGGCCCGCTCTGCAGCGGGCCTTTTTACTTGCCAGCGCGGGGCTCGGGCCCCGGCCGGTGGCTTACATGTGGTCGATCATCACCTGGCCGAAACCGGAGCAGGAGACCTGGGTCGCGCCGTCCATCAGGCGCGC
This portion of the Paucibacter sediminis genome encodes:
- a CDS encoding peptidylprolyl isomerase; amino-acid sequence: MNSKILALSTALLCAAAGAQTVKLSTTEGDIRVQLDAEKAPKTVANFLQYVKAGHYNGVIFHRVIDNFMIQTGGYTVKLAQKPTKPAIPLESNNGLLNTRGTLAMARTADPNSATAQFFINVADNAFLDAANARDGKGYAVFGQVIEGMDVVDKIKSIPTSPQGVHQNLPTKTVLITKAIVESKK
- a CDS encoding peptidylprolyl isomerase, encoding MTKTVELQTNHGVIRIELDDAKAPISVANFLSYVNSGHYNGTVFHRVIKGFMVQGGGFEPGMKQKPTEAPIQNEANNGLKNEHYTLAMARTNAPHSASAQFFINTTKNDFLNFKSESPSGWGYAVFGKVVAGTEVVDAIEKVKTGRSGFHDDVPLEDVVIERAVVIE
- a CDS encoding tetratricopeptide repeat protein: MYRQRTRALGLALLLSTLLAGVAQAGVLEQAQADWLAGKREQALLSVQTALSESPQDARLRFALAVMQMESGRADAAEALLLGLTQDFPDLADPYNNLAVIRAGRGELEGARRALEQALALQPEHVQAQENLGDVLLRLALQAYERAQKLSVSARPALELKLSRTRELARLLAPGR
- a CDS encoding zinc-dependent peptidase, with the protein product MLAAWWQRWRARRERQIPEPLWQLTLARYPFIAARSDAELGELRRLCSQFLARKEFHGVAGFEVSDEVALAVAAQACLPVLRLGLDWYDGFVGIVMHAHEVVAAREFMDEDGVVHEYDEVLAGEAMEGGPLMLAWSELAPDPAELMAAESVYNVVIHEFAHVLDMRDGIADGVPPQASAAARAQWLQVLEAEWHAFCERVDAGEATLIDPYGEEAIEEFFAVASEAFFVAPKELRAEQPALYRLLGGFYRQDPAAG
- the clpS gene encoding ATP-dependent Clp protease adapter ClpS, with the translated sequence MPDLPNQPPTPPGQTPGAVPGRDDADGTTILERVPQKTEPPRLYQVLMLNDDFTPMEFVVMVLQEYFRHDLDTATQIMLKIHHDGRGVCGVFTKDVAATKVELVLAAARRAGHPLQCIMEAA
- a CDS encoding DNA-3-methyladenine glycosylase family protein, which encodes MGRAPAAGVTPDYWDEACRHLSKRDRVMKKLIPQFGEARLQSKGDAFTTLARSIVGQQISVKAAQSVWDKFCALMSGPSHKVPPQAVLALTVELQRGAGLSARKVEYLRDLAESFEAGRVHVKQWTQMDDEAIIDELVAIRGIGRWTAEMFLIFHLMRPNVMPLDDLGLLKGISQNYFSGEPVSRAEAREVGEAWAPYRSVATWYIWRSLDPLPVDY
- a CDS encoding cold-shock protein, yielding MPLGTVKWFNDAKGFGFIEPEQGGEDVFAHFSAIQMEGFRTLKQGGRVNYELVQGPKGQLAQNITPLEAAAAAQQEASLSGAA
- a CDS encoding acetyl-CoA carboxylase carboxyltransferase subunit alpha, producing the protein MSKKHFLEFEQPIAELETKIEELRYVQSESAVDISEEIDRLSKKSQQLTKDIYSSVAPWQTYQVARHPQRPQTLDYCADIFTEFQELHGDRHFADDAAIVGGIARFNGQACMVIGHQRGADAKERALRNFGMPRPEGYRKALRLMKLAEKFGLPVFTFIDTMGAYPGIGAEERGQSEAIGRNIFEMAQLEVPIIATVIGEGGSGGALAIGVADQVLMLQFSAYSVISPEGCASILWKTSERAPEAADALGITAHRLKAMGLIDKIVNEPVGGAHRDNKQMASNLKRALSDALRQVSDLKTKELLERRYERLQAYGRFSDTKNR
- the cysS gene encoding cysteine--tRNA ligase, giving the protein MTLRIYNSLTRAVEPFAPIEPGHVRMYVCGMTIYDLCHVGHARMMMAFDVAQRWLKASGYRVTYVRNITDIEDKIIKRAVERGISIRELTDEMIAAMHRDIGALGVERPTHEPRATDYVGQMLDLIGTLEGKGLAYRASNGDVNYAVRKFPGYGKLSGKSLDDLRAGERVAVDDGKLDPLDFVLWKSAKESEPDDAKWASGYGPGRPGWHIECSAMSCALLGERFDIHGGGMDLQFPHHENEIAQSEGALGHPFVNVWMHNGFLNVDNEKMSKSLGNFFTIQDVLKRYDGETLRYFMLRTHYRSPFNFSDVNLDDARAALRRLYTALDGIEVPDAAIDWAQPQAAAFKAAMDDDFNTPGAVSVLFELANAVNRSRSGADAALLRGLGATLGILQQAPRQYLQAGSGLDESAIRAQIDARAAAKAARQFAEADRIRAELLAQGIVLQDSPSGTTWMKA
- the clpA gene encoding ATP-dependent Clp protease ATP-binding subunit ClpA, with translation MIAQELEVSLHMAFVEARQQRHEFITVEHLLMALLDNPSAAEVLRACSANIDDLRKSLAQFIKDNTPTVGGSDEVDTQPTLGFQRVIQRAIMHVQSTGSGKKEVTGANVLVAIFGEKDSHAVYYLHQQGVTRLDVVNYIAHGIKKSEPPEPPKGQEGGGGEAEREETDAGGGGKGSPLEQFTQNLNQLAKDGKIDPLIGREHEVERVVQVLCRRRKNNPLLVGEAGVGKTAIAEGLAWRITEGDVPDVLGEAVVYSLDMGALLAGTKYRGDFEQRLKAVLKQLKDQPNAILFIDEIHTLIGAGAASGGTLDASNLLKPALSSGAMKCIGATTFNEYRGIFEKDAALSRRFQKVDVVEPSVEQTVEILKGLKSRFEEHHSVKYALGALQAAAELSAKYINDRHLPDKAIDVIDEAGAAQRILPKSKQKKTITRAEVEDIVAKIARIPPASVSTDDRGKLKSLDRDLNSVVFGQEPAIDALAAAIKMARSGLGKPDKPIGSFLFSGPTGVGKTEVAKQLAYILGIELIRFDMSEYMERHAVSRLIGAPPGYVGFDQGGLLTEAVTKKPHAVLLLDEIEKAHPDVFNVLLQVMDHGSLTDNNGRKADFRNIIIIMTTNAGAETMNKSTIGFTNSRERGDEMGDIKRLFTPEFRNRLDAIVSFRALDEEIIMRVVDKFLLQLESQLQEKKVEVTFSDKLRKHLAKKGFDPLMGARPMQRLIQDTIRRALADELLFGRLVDGGRLSVDVDDAGEVLLDIQPLKRSDNKPKAEPATTS
- a CDS encoding UDP-2,3-diacylglucosamine diphosphatase: MSGLPESLSSVQAPSAWTAIDFISDLHLAPETPLTLAALRRYLRSTPAQAVFLLGDIFEVWIGDDARNDAFEAECTALLKSVSQDLTLFFMAGNRDFLIGDEMAAAAGFQRLADPCLLEAFGRRWLLSHGDALCLDDKPYQQFRAMARNPAWQAQMLAQPVERRREQARQMRLQSMANQQAMKPENWADLDAEATRAWLRQAAAPLLIHGHTHRPAEHDLGEGLSRWVLPDWDCEHAVPRGGPLRLTAAGLSRQGLGLG